A window from Gottschalkiaceae bacterium SANA encodes these proteins:
- a CDS encoding CPBP family intramembrane metalloprotease: MKKSCVVMAIGIMACGILYGIEQGIHVDYLTQSLVKIFLFLVIPLGFIRAEREERNMTVNRQRGARKNGWWHAILLGIFSFAAVLGGYYLLRSFIDFPHIVEDLQTRLKVSQMNYLLIGAYVVFFNSFLEEVFFRGFIFARLYRNGQRVWAYLLSSLLFALYHISIFKTWFTWPMMVLALCGLAIGGLIFCWLNRKTLRIYHSWIAHIFADLAIIWIGYTLFF; encoded by the coding sequence ATGAAAAAATCATGTGTTGTAATGGCAATTGGAATCATGGCATGCGGAATATTATATGGGATTGAACAGGGAATCCATGTTGATTATTTGACTCAAAGTCTAGTAAAAATCTTTTTGTTTCTGGTCATTCCCCTAGGATTTATTCGGGCAGAACGTGAGGAACGGAATATGACTGTCAACCGTCAGCGGGGGGCTAGAAAGAATGGATGGTGGCATGCAATTTTGCTGGGTATTTTTTCCTTTGCTGCAGTATTGGGCGGTTACTATTTGTTGCGCTCATTCATCGATTTTCCGCATATTGTAGAAGATTTGCAAACGCGACTGAAGGTATCGCAAATGAACTACTTGCTGATTGGAGCCTATGTGGTTTTTTTCAATTCATTCTTAGAAGAAGTGTTCTTTCGAGGATTTATTTTTGCCAGACTCTATCGAAATGGACAGCGAGTGTGGGCATATCTTTTGTCATCGCTACTCTTTGCTTTATATCACATTTCAATTTTTAAAACCTGGTTTACTTGGCCCATGATGGTCTTAGCCTTATGTGGATTGGCAATCGGCGGACTGATTTTTTGCTGGTTGAATCGGAAGACGCTTAGAATCTATCACTCCTGGATTGCTCATATTTTCGCTGATCTTGCCATTATTTGGATTGGATATACCTTGTTCTTTTGA